The nucleotide window TAGGTATTTCAATGGTGTTGGTCGAGTGAATGAGAATATCGGGTCATGCTAAGTTGAGGGCCTCGAAGTGTTCTGCAGGATCTGGTGGGAGATATCTCCCACTGGCTACATGACCGCCCATGTCCCTCTGATATGCATAGCATTATGCGGTTTATAGGTGCCCCTTCGATCTCGTGAATGGGGGAGCAGTTTAGGCTCCTTACACTGCAGCAAGGATCAATTACGGCCCTTCTCGGGCGATTGATCCCCTATACGCGGCTTGGGGATTGTCGGCCCTGTGTGGGTTTTCTCTGGGGTGCTTGGTGCCATCTTTTGGGGCGTTGTTCTGGATGGGTTTGCAGGTGATCTCTTCTTGGGGCATCTGCAAGTTCCAAATGGCTGGATAAATTGGCCTGGGCCGTAAGTGCTTGTGGGTGCGTACCTCCTCGGGGTGAAAGGGGCTTATGGTCGGCAAGCGGAACTCACGATAGGCGGATACGTGTCACTCGGCGTTAATTGGACGCTCCGCTCATTTGTATGCGATGTCCCGAAGGCCAGCAGGGGGTTCCGGGTGCCGTATTCTTGTGCTTGTGGGTGTTAACTGTCGGGCCGTCTTTGGTTCTCCACGTCTGTCCGGTTCGGGCGGCGCTATCTGCTTGTAATGGGGTAGCAACGTGGGCGGTATTTGGGATGCCTTAAGGTCCCTGATTGCCCTGGGTGTTGGTGGTTGTGATTGCGGGGCGATCTCGGGGGCTCGATGAGTTTTTTCGATCGCCGTATTGAGGTTGTGGCTCCCGATCGCGGACCTCGAGATGTAATGGATCATCTGAAACGACGATCGGGCGTAAAATCGCGTTTGTAACGATAATTTATATACTGGTCCGGGGGCTCCCTGTTGCTTGAGGTGTTCCGGCGTTCACTTTCTCCCCGCACGGTGGGGGCTTCATATGCTGGGGGAAGAATGTATTCATCAGGGTCTGTATCCCAATCCACCGGGATAGCAGCCCCCATACCTCCTAACACAGATACCTCCTGTATCCATCAGAAATACTTTTTTTGTTCTCCATTCTCTTATGGAATGGGTTCTCTCTATGGGTTTCGCGGCTATATGTGGGCGGTGCTTTGCGTCCCCGGTCTCTGACTGGCTTCACGCCACCTTCTGGCGTTCTGGCCTCGCAACGGGGTGGGGTTTCCTCCTCATGTGGGGGTCCGGGGTGGTCGCGACCGATACTTGTTGCCGGGGCCGCTTGGTTTGTCCCGGGAAAATGTGATTGCGGGGAATAGTGATTTACCGCAATTTTGATATGCTCCGTTATTCCATCTATTCTACAATGGAGAGTGCGCTTTTCTCTGAATGGCTGGATCGCTTCAGCAACTATCTTCGGATGCGTAATTACTCGCCCCGGACCATCAGAAAGTACGAGCAGACCATCCAGCGCTTTGCCCGGTACGCCTGGCTCCGGCAGCACTCGTCCCCGGACCTGGTCAATTTCGATGAAGAGTCGCTCAATACTGCACCTCTTGATGCGGATGTCAACGTCTCTGCGGCGCTGATCACCGATTTCTTCTCCAGTCTCTCAGAAGGGCGTGACTATAAGCCCAAGACCTTTCACCGCATGATATCGACTCTTTCTTCGTTCTACCGCTTCCTTTACGCTCAGGGGGTCGTTGTTGCAAACCCTATGCTCGGGGTGGAACGGCCCCGGATCAAGAATCAGGAACTGAAATACCTCAAACACAGCCAGGTGATTCGTCTTATCAAGTCGATTCCTGATGAGCGGGACCGGTTGATTGTTCGCTTGATCTACGCTACCGGCGTTCGTGTTTCGGAGCTCTGCTCAATTAACATCGAGGATATCGATTTTGAAGAGCAGACAATCCGGGTGAAAGGAAAAGGCGATAAAATCCGGATGGTGTTCATCGATGCTGAGACGCTTGATCTGATTGATCAATTCATCGGCAACAAGATTGAAGGGCCGCTCTTCGTGGGTCAGCAGGGCAACCACCTCTCTCCTAGGACGGTCCAGCATCTCTTCAGGAAATACGCTCCTCCGGGGATTACTCCTCACAAAATCCGGCATTCCTACGCGAGTGAACTCTACCGGCGGTCGAAGAACCTCCGTGTCGTGCAGGAGAACCTGGGGCACTCCTCCATCAAGACGACCGAGATTTATCTCCACACTGATATTGAGGAGCGCAAACGCGTCTACCAGCAGTATTTCCCGCTCTCAAACGGGAAAGATGGTATGCTGGATCGGTCTGATCAGGAATGGCGATAAACCATATGATGCTATATGGATTGGGTGTGGTGTTGGGTCCTGGCTGGAGCGTGGAGCCGGGTCGCTGGTACGTGACCTCATGCCGCAAAACCTCTGAAACCGCGCTCCCTTCTTTTGTTTTGGGTTCCTGCCTCTCCCTTTTGGCAACGCTCAAATTGCTGGGATGCCTATCGTATCAATATGCGTTACATTGTCACAGGTGGGGCAGGGTTCATCGGTTCCAACCTTGCAGAACAACTGGTGCGGGACGGGCATGAGGTTGTGATTGTCGATGACCTCTCCACCGGACGGAGCGAGAATATCAAGCATATCATCGATCACCCGAGGGTGACGTTCATCGAAGGGAGCGTCACTGACCTTGCTCTCCTTATCGATGCCTGTGGCGGGGCGGACGGCATCTTCCACCAGGCGGCCATTGCCTCAGTCCCCCGCTCCGTAAAAGACCCCCTTGAGACGAACGCAGTAAATATCGGAGGAACCGTGAACGTCCTCTGGGCCGCGAAGGAGTGCGGCGTTCCGGCCGTCGTGGCAGCCTCCACATCTGCGATCTACGGCGATGACCCGGTCTTCCCCAAACATGAAGAGATGAGGCCGACCCCCCTCTCGCCCTATGCGGTCTCGAAACTCGCGGGTGAGTACTACGGGAAGGTTTTCTCGGACCTCTACGGCATCCGGACGACGTTCCTCCGCTACTTCAATGTCTTTGGGCCCCGTCAGGACCCAAACTCGGAATATGCAGCAGTGATCCCGAAGTTCATCACCCGCCTGCTCGATGGAAAACCGCCGATCATCTACGGTGACGGGGAGCAGACCCGGGACTTTGTCTATGTTTTAGATGTGGTCCGGGCAAACATTCTCGCGATGGAGAGCGGTGCCACCGGTGTCTTCAATATCGCCGGGGGGCGCCGGATCAACCTTAACGAACTTGCCCGGAACCTTGGAGAGATCATGGGAGTGCACACGCCGCCTATATACGAACCTCCACGGTTGGGGGATGTGCGCGATTCTCTTGCCGATATATCCCGGGCTAGAGTTGCCTTTGGCTATTCCCCTCGTTACGCCCTCAAAGAGGGGCTCCGGGAGACGGTGATCTGGTTTAGGGACAGTGGCAGGTATCGATAGCTCTTCCCGGGTTTGGGGCCGTGTCTGGCGTCCTGCCCGAGAGATCCCTGCCCGCTCTATTTTCCGTGCGTTCTGCGGTAGGAACCTATATATTGTCTCCCCCCAGTATGGGGTGCGAGGTGCGAATGTATGCCCCGATTGATTTCACCAGAGGCTCCGCCTGCCGGAGATGACAGTAACGCGTTACGGGCGTACAGCAACGTAACAGCGGAGAATCCAAACGACTCTACAGCCTTAAACAACTGGGGTGTGGCGCTTGAACGGGAGGGCCGATACGAAGAAGCGCTCGCTGCATTCAATGCGGCGCTCCTATGCGACAACGAGGATGTCTACGCCTGGAACAACCGGGCTGTGATCCTCGCCCGGCTCGGTCGCCCCCGGGAAGCGGTGCTTGCATGCAGGCAGGCGCTCGCGATCGACCAGTCGTGCATCTTTGCCTGGGTTACCTACGGTATGGTGCTCGGCCGGCTTGGGAACTACCGGGAGGCTGAAGAGGCTCTTGCAATTGCAGAGGATCTTGATCCACAGGCCCGGGCGCTCTATCCCGGAAACTTGACGATGACCCGGGCATGAGCGGGTGTCTGCTCATCTTCTTGGCACAGCCGGTCCTGTGGGGGTAACTGCAGGCATTCCTTTGTCTCCCGGGTCGATACACCATATCATGCGATATGAGAGCACTGTTTGGCGGGTTGTCTCTCAGCGGCTCTGTTTCAGTATCACCCGCAGCCCGGACCCAATCCCTGCCCCCATCGAACTCGGCCCGGGTTTACTCAAACTCGGGTTGGGACCTTACGCTTTTATCTCCCTTATCACATAGTATAGTTGAGTGCCCCTCCGGCACGGAGTCGATCCCATGAAGACGCTCATACTTGCAGGCGGGAGCGGCACCCGTCTCTTCCCGCTCTCAAGGGAACACTACCCCAAACAGTTCATCCCGCTTATTGACGACGAATCCCTCTTTCAGAAGACTGTGAAGAGATCGCTCCTCTTCTCCTCTCCGCAGGAGATCGCGATTGTCACCAATACGGATCACCGGTTCCTGGTCCGGGACCAACTCGCTGCCATCGGGTGCGACT belongs to Methanoculleus thermophilus and includes:
- the xerA gene encoding site-specific tyrosine recombinase/integron integrase — its product is MESALFSEWLDRFSNYLRMRNYSPRTIRKYEQTIQRFARYAWLRQHSSPDLVNFDEESLNTAPLDADVNVSAALITDFFSSLSEGRDYKPKTFHRMISTLSSFYRFLYAQGVVVANPMLGVERPRIKNQELKYLKHSQVIRLIKSIPDERDRLIVRLIYATGVRVSELCSINIEDIDFEEQTIRVKGKGDKIRMVFIDAETLDLIDQFIGNKIEGPLFVGQQGNHLSPRTVQHLFRKYAPPGITPHKIRHSYASELYRRSKNLRVVQENLGHSSIKTTEIYLHTDIEERKRVYQQYFPLSNGKDGMLDRSDQEWR
- a CDS encoding SDR family oxidoreductase — its product is MRYIVTGGAGFIGSNLAEQLVRDGHEVVIVDDLSTGRSENIKHIIDHPRVTFIEGSVTDLALLIDACGGADGIFHQAAIASVPRSVKDPLETNAVNIGGTVNVLWAAKECGVPAVVAASTSAIYGDDPVFPKHEEMRPTPLSPYAVSKLAGEYYGKVFSDLYGIRTTFLRYFNVFGPRQDPNSEYAAVIPKFITRLLDGKPPIIYGDGEQTRDFVYVLDVVRANILAMESGATGVFNIAGGRRINLNELARNLGEIMGVHTPPIYEPPRLGDVRDSLADISRARVAFGYSPRYALKEGLRETVIWFRDSGRYR
- a CDS encoding tetratricopeptide repeat protein, with amino-acid sequence MPRLISPEAPPAGDDSNALRAYSNVTAENPNDSTALNNWGVALEREGRYEEALAAFNAALLCDNEDVYAWNNRAVILARLGRPREAVLACRQALAIDQSCIFAWVTYGMVLGRLGNYREAEEALAIAEDLDPQARALYPGNLTMTRA